DNA from Micromonospora nigra:
CCTGCGGGGCCGACAGCGTGCCGGCGAACGTGTCGGGGCAGAGCAGGACGCGCATGCCGAGCAGTGTGGCAGCACACATCTTCGGCGGCTGCGGGCGGACGGCGTTGTGGGAGCATGGGGTACGTGACTTCGACCTGGGTTGAGCCGTCCAACACCGCGACCGCGCTGCTGCTCCTCGGCCGGGGCAGCGACCCCGCCACCGAGCGCGGGGTCGAGTGCCCGGGCGACCTGCCGGCGCCGAGCGACCCCGACCTGGTGGCCCGGGCCGCGGCGGCCAAGGCGGCGCTGGGCGAGCGGGTGTTCGTGCTGGGGCACCACTACCAGCGCGACGAGGTGATCCAGTTCGCCGACGTGACCGGCGACTCGTTCAAGCTGGCCCGGGAGGCGGCGGCCCGGCCCGGCGCGGAGTACATCGTCTTCTGCGGCGTGCACTTCATGGCCGAGAGCGCCGACATCCTCACCTCCGACGCCCAGAAGGTGATCCTGCCCGACCTGGCCGCCGGCTGCTCGATGGCCGACATGGCCGTGCTGTCGCAGGTCGAGAAGGCGTGGGACGTGCTGACCGAGCTGGGCGTCGCCGCCGACACCGTGCCGGTGACCTACATGAACTCGTCTGCCGACATCAAGGGGTTCGTGGGGCGCAACGGCGGGGTGGTGTGCACCTCGTCGAACGCGAAGCGGGCCCTGGACTGGGCGTACGAGCAGGGCGGGAAGGTGCTCTTCCTGCCCGACCAGCACCTGGGCCGCAACACGGCGGTGCTGGAGATGGGCTTCTCGCTCGACGACTGCGTGCTCTACGACCCGCACAAGCCGAACGGCGGGCTCAGCCCGGAGCAGCTGCGCGACGCGCGGATGATCCTCTGGCGGGGGCACTGCTCGGTGCACGGCCGGTTCACCCTCGACAGCGTCAACGACGTCAGGGAGCGGGTGCCCGGGGTCAACGTGCTGGTACACCCCGAGTGCCGGCACGAGGTGGTGCGGGCCGCCGACCTGGTGGGCTCGACGGAGTACATCATCCGCACG
Protein-coding regions in this window:
- the nadA gene encoding quinolinate synthase NadA, with amino-acid sequence MTSTWVEPSNTATALLLLGRGSDPATERGVECPGDLPAPSDPDLVARAAAAKAALGERVFVLGHHYQRDEVIQFADVTGDSFKLAREAAARPGAEYIVFCGVHFMAESADILTSDAQKVILPDLAAGCSMADMAVLSQVEKAWDVLTELGVAADTVPVTYMNSSADIKGFVGRNGGVVCTSSNAKRALDWAYEQGGKVLFLPDQHLGRNTAVLEMGFSLDDCVLYDPHKPNGGLSPEQLRDARMILWRGHCSVHGRFTLDSVNDVRERVPGVNVLVHPECRHEVVRAADLVGSTEYIIRTIESAPAGSAWAVGTELNLVRRLALAHPDKQIMFLDKAVCYCSTMNRIDLPHLVWALEELVAGRVVNQITVDADTAHHARVALDQMLALPGA